A single region of the Raphanus sativus cultivar WK10039 chromosome 1, ASM80110v3, whole genome shotgun sequence genome encodes:
- the LOC108840570 gene encoding probable inactive heme oxygenase 2, chloroplastic translates to MASLMRQTPGTPSSPPKLGLTLLHHHPLTSVIYFPNQRRNPTNLTLGLCRCSSSPMTVPSSPKKKRTKYRKQYPGESVGITEEMRFVAMRLRNVNGKKVDPANDKAQEEDDELEGETWSPSKEGFLNFLVDSKLVFETIERIVDESEDVSYAYFRRTGLERCGSLERDLEWFRTTQELAIPEPSQVGVSYAKYLEEEAKENAALFLTHFYSIYFSHIAGGQVIVRRVSEKLLEGKELEFVRWEGDAQELLKGVREKLNVLGEHWTRDEKNKCLKETAKAYKYMGQIVRLIVL, encoded by the exons ATGGCTTCTCTCATGAGGCAAACGCCTGGGACACCTTCCTCACCTCCTAAGCTCGGTCTAActcttcttcatcaccatccTCTCACCTCTGTAATCTATTTCCCGAACCAGAGAAGAAACCCAACCAATCTTACTCTCGGTCTCTGTCGTTGCTCGTCGTCACCCATGACCGTGCCGAGCAGCccaaagaagaagagaacaaaGTACAGGAAACAGTACCCAGGAGAGAGCGTTGGGATAACCGAGGAAATGAGATTCGTCGCCATGAGATTACGCAACGTTAATGGAAAGAAAGTGGACCCTGCGAACGACAAGGCacaggaagaagatgatgaattgGAGGGAGAGACTTGGAGTCCCAGCAAGGAAGGGTTTCTTAACTTCTTGGTGGACAGCAAGCTTGTCTTCGAGACTATCGAACGAATTGTAGACGAATCTGAGGATGTGTCCT ATGCTTACTTTAGGAGAACAGGGTTAGAGCGATGTGGAAGTCTTGAGAGAGATCTAGAATGGTTTAGAACCACACAAGAGTTGGCGATACCGGAACCAAGTCAGGTTGGAGTGTCGTATGCAAAGTACTTGGAAGAAGAGGCAAAAGAGAATGCAGCTTTGTTTCTCACTCATTTCTACAGTATCTACTTCTCCCACATCGCTGGTGGTCAAGTTATAGTAAGACGG GTGTCGGAGAAGCTTCTAGAAGGGAAAGAGCTGGAGTTTGTTAGGTGGGAAGGGGATGCACAAGAGTTGCTTAAAGGCGTCCGTGAGAAGCTCAACGTGCTCGGGGAG CATTGGACTCGGGACGAGAAAAACAAATGCTTGAAGGAAACCGCAAAGGCATATAAGTATATGGGGCAGATAGTTCGCTTGATTGtcttgtaa
- the LOC108841997 gene encoding uncharacterized protein At5g39865, translated as MGCVSSQLLNQSDDFSQLAGCHHHFVQLTSSTYGLLNLDPPPPPPSSSVISAPATPMTPPERFTFVGKDPITVKSEPEVVNFWELMSGLDAFSPLPVKRNASSGGVNKENSDPNWRNPRNQSNNEDVLKPLDPRFAEEESEKLCPPGGGVDNNRVVIYTTSLRGVRRTFEACNAVRAALESFGVVVCERDVSMDRGFREELASLMAGEGDGEPVLPPRVFVKGKYIGGAEEVMRLVEEGRLGDLLRGIPRKKDRGGGCDGCGGLRFLPCSDCNGSCKVVEGWGSDVVVVRCNKCNENGLVLCPICS; from the coding sequence ATGGGTTGCGTTTCCTCCCAACTCCTGAATCAAAGCGATGACTTCTCTCAACTCGCCGGCTGCCACCACCACTTCGTCCAGCTTACTTCCTCCACTTACGGCCTTCTCAATCTcgaccctcctcctcctcctccttcctccTCCGTTATCTCCGCACCAGCAACACCCATGACTCCGCCTGAGAGGTTCACCTTCGTCGGTAAGGATCCAATAACCGTCAAGTCAGAGCCGGAGGTTGTTAACTTCTGGGAGCTAATGTCTGGTCTCGACGCGTTCTCTCCTCTTCCGGTGAAACGAAATGCCTCCTCCGGCGGAGTGAACAAAGAGAACTCGGATCCTAATTGGAGAAACCCTAGAAACCAATCCAACAACGAAGACGTGCTGAAACCGCTAGATCCGAGATTCGCGGAGGAGGAATCGGAGAAGCTGTGTCCTCCTGGCGGCGGAGTAGATAATAACCGCGTTGTGATCTACACGACGTCGTTACGCGGCGTGAGGAGGACATTCGAGGCGTGTAACGCCGTGAGAGCTGCGTTAGAGAGCTTCGGTGTAGTAGTCTGCGAGAGGGACGTTTCCATGGACAGAGGGTTCAGAGAAGAGCTCGCGAGTCTTATGGCCGGAGAGGGAGACGGAGAGCCTGTGCTGCCGCCTAGGGTTTTTGTGAAGGGGAAGTATATTGGTGGGGCAGAGGAGGTGATGAGATTGGTGGAAGAAGGTAGGCTCGGAGATTTGCTCAGAGGGATTCCGAGGAAGAAAGATCGAGGGGGTGGTTGCGACGGATGCGGCGGTTTAAGGTTCTTGCCGTGTTCTGATTGTAATGGAAGCTGCAAAGTGGTGGAAGGATGGGGAAGCGACGTTGTAGTGGTGAGATGTAATAAGTGTAACGAGAATGGTCTTGTT